In Cicer arietinum cultivar CDC Frontier isolate Library 1 chromosome 7, Cicar.CDCFrontier_v2.0, whole genome shotgun sequence, a single window of DNA contains:
- the LOC140918664 gene encoding uncharacterized protein produces the protein MKRTTSITIITYLQRHRFNQYHHLPLTAAHFSTTPRPFPDYSPKTPSISDSDIIRHVTATIKRRRSEPLTRVLKPYQSRFKSNHLIWVLINIKNDYKLVLNFFNWAQKPFITLESLCIVVHLAVSSNDIETAKRLVFEFWTTPRFDVSKSFDLFTEKLIYTYKDWDSHPLVFDLFFQVLVETGFVLQAEKLFHKLLSYGVVVSVDSCNLFLSRLSCNFHGLKTAVKVFDEFPQLGVCWNTVSYNIVLHCLCQLGKVKEAHSLLVQMVQRGNFPDVVSYGVVVSGYCGIGELDKVLKLVEELKRKGLKPNEYIYNNIIGLLCKSGEVVEAERVLREMSKCGVFPDNVVYTTLISGFCKAGNFPAAFKLFDEMRYKKIVPDFVTYTSVIHGICKSGKMVEARELFSEMFVKGMKPDEVTYTALIDGYCKAAEMKEAFSLHNQMVQKGLIPNVVTYTALVDGLCKNGEVDVANELLHEMSGKGLQPNVYTYNTVVNGLCKIGNIEQAVKLMEEMDMAGFYPDTVTYTTLMDAYCKMGEMAKAHELLRFMLDKGLQPTIVTFNVLMNGFCLSGMLEDGERLIKWMLEKGITPNATTFNSLMKQYCIRNNMRATTEIYKGMRARGVMPDSNTYNILIKGHCKARNMKEAWFLYKEMVEQGFSVTATSYNALIRGFFKRKKLVEARKLFEEMRTHGLVAEKDIYDIFVDVNYEEGNWKITLELCDEAIEKCLVKET, from the coding sequence ATGAAGAGAACAACATCAATCACCATCATCACCTATCTCCAACGACACCGTTTCAATCAATATCACCATCTTCCACTCACCGCCGCACACTTCTCAACAACACCCCGCCCTTTTCCTGACTACTCCCCTAAAACGCCTTCCATCTCTGACTCCGACATTATCCGCCACGTCACCGCTACCATCAAACGACGCCGTTCCGAACCCCTCACCCGTGTTCTCAAACCTTACCAATCTCGCTTCAAATCCAACCATCTCATTTGGGTTCTCATCAACATCAAAAACGACTACAAACTTGTTCTAAACTTCTTCAACTGGGCGCAAAAACCTTTCATCACTTTGGAATCACTCTGCATTGTCGTTCACCTAGCTGTTTCTTCTAACGACATTGAAACCGCGAAACGACTCGTTTTTGAGTTCTGGACTACGCCGCGTTTCGATGTTTCCAAGTCGTTTGATCTTTTTACTGAGAAGTTGATTTATACTTATAAGGATTGGGACTCACACCCTCTTGTTTTTGATCTGTTCTTTCAAGTGCTTGTTGAAACTGGGTTTGTTTTACAAGCTGAGAAGCTTTTTCATAAGTTGTTGAGTTATGGTGTTGTTGTGTCTGTAGATTCTTGTAATTTGTTTCTGTCTAGGTTGTCTTGCAATTTCCATGGTTTGAAGACCGCAGTTAAGGTGTTCGATGAATTTCCTCAATTGGGTGTTTGTTGGAATACTGTTTCATATAATATTGTTCTTCACTGTCTTTGTCAATTGGGTAAAGTGAAAGAAGCACATAGCCTGCTTGTACAAATGGTGCAGAGAGGGAATTTTCCTGATGTTGTAAGTTATGGTGTTGTTGTTAGTGGGTATTGTGGAATTGGTGAGCTTGATAAGGTTTTGAAACTTGTGGAAGAGTTGAAGAGAAAGGGGTTGAAACCTAATGAATACatttacaataatataattGGTCTTCTTTGTAAGAGTGGCGAAGTAGTTGAAGCGGAGCGAGTGTTGAGGGAGATGAGTAAATGCGGCGTTTTTCCTGATAATGTAGTGTATACTACTCTCATTAGTGGTTTCTGCAAGGCTGGGAATTTTCCGGCTGCGTTCAAACTGTTTGATGAAATGAGGTATAAGAAAATAGTTCCTGATTTTGTTACATATACTTCTGTGATTCATGGGATTTGTAAGAGTGGAAAGATGGTAGAAGCGCGCGAACTGTTTAGTGAAATGTTTGTGAAAGGGATGAAACCGGATGAAGTTACGTATACTGCTCTTATTGATGGGTATTGTAAGGCTGCTGAAATGAAAGAGGCTTTTTCTCTTCACAACCAGATGGTTCAGAAGGGTCTGATTCCAAATGTTGTCACTTATACCGCATTGGTTGATGGCCTTTGTAAGAATGGAGAGGTTGATGTAGCAAATGAGCTTCTTCATGAAATGTCAGGAAAGGGACTTCAACCAAATGTCTACACGTATAACACGGTTGTTAATGGTCTTTGTAAGATAGGAAATATAGAACAAGCGGTTAAACTTATGGAAGAAATGGATATGGCAGGGTTTTATCCCGACACTGTTACATACACAACACTCATGGATGCATATTGTAAGATGGGGGAAATGGCCAAGGCTCACGAGTTGCTGCGGTTTATGCTCGATAAAGGACTTCAACCTACAATTGTTACATTCAATGTGCTCATGAATGGGTTTTGCTTGTCAGGGATGTTGGAAGATGGTGAAAGGTTAATCAAATGGATGTTAGAGAAAGGTATAACGCCAAATGCCACGACGTTCAATTCTCTTATGAAGCAGTACTGCATTAGAAATAACATGCGTGCAACTACCGAGATTTACAAGGGTATGCGTGCTCGAGGAGTGATGCCCGACAGCAACACCTACAATATTTTGATTAAAGGGCATTGTAAAGCTAGAAATATGAAAGAGGCATGGTTTCTTTATAAAGAAATGGTTGAACAAGGATTTAGTGTCACTGCCACTTCCTATAATGCTCTTATAAGAGGTTTCTTTAAGAGGAAGAAACTTGTGGAAGCTAGGAAGCTATTTGAGGAGATGAGAACACATGGTTTGGTTGCTGAGAAAgatatttatgatattttcgTCGATGTGAACTATGAAGAAGGGAACTGGAAAATCACTCTTGAGCTTTGTGATGAAGCAATAGAGAAATGTCTTGTCAAAGAAACATAG
- the LOC101501325 gene encoding hydroxyproline O-galactosyltransferase GALT6-like isoform X1 — protein sequence MKKVKLNPLLLLFPNRPKLLHIFMALMFLYLLFTTFEIKTFGSVSVSSLIKNDPQNTHHRKALNFPSQESFGVLQDLHKVSTFSFNKGLNDSSLTHDKFSEIQRAARDAWVEGKRFWEEIQILELETDNVAENVSDSCQNSISISGSELMNQKGIMVLPCGLTLWSHVTVVGTPRLAHWENDPKITVVKDEEEKVMVSQFMMELQGLKIVDKEEPPKILHFNPRLKGDYSGKPVIEQNTCYRMQWGSALRCEGWKSRPDEDSVDGQVKCEKWIRDDDSHSEESKSTWWLTRMIGRKHKISIDWPYPFIEGRLFVLTLTAGLEGYHVSVDGKHVTSFPYRTGFSLEDATGLSIKGDVDVHSIFAASLPTSHPSFAPQMHLELLPQWKAPPVHHLNVELFIGILSAGNHFAERMAVRKSWMQHKLIKSSHVVARFFVALHGRKDINVDIKKEAEYFGDIIIVPYMDHYDLVVLKTIAIAEYGIRVIAAKYIMKCDDDTFVRVDSIISEARKVGVGKSLYIGNMNYHHRPLRHGKWAVTYEEWQEEEYPIYANGPGYIISSDIAHFIVSNFEEHKLKLFKMEDVSMGMWVEQFNNNSRPVEYVHSFKFCQFGCIEGYYTAHYQSPRQMTCMWDKLQHKGKQLCCNNR from the exons ATGAAGAAAGTGAAGCTAAACCCATTACTGTTACTCTTTCCAAATAGGCCTAAACTTCTTCACATTTTCATGGCTCTTATGTTTCTCTATTTGCTCTTCACAACTTTTGAAATCAAAACTTTTGGGTCTGTTTCAGTTTCCTCATTGATAAAGAATGATCCCCAAAACACCCATCATAGAAAAGCCTTAAACTTTCCCTCACAAGAATCATTTGGGGTGTTGCAAGATTTGCATAAAGTTTCCACCTTTAGTTTCAATAAAGGTTTGAATGATTCTAGTTTGACCCATGACAAATTTTCTGAGATTCAAAGGGCTGCTAGAGATGCTTGGGTTGAAGGGAAGAGATTCTGGGAAGAAATTCAGATTTTGGAACTTGAAACTGATAATGTGGCTGAGAATGTTTCTGATTCGTGTCAGAATTCGATATCAATATCTGGGTCTGAATTAATGAACCAGAAAGGGATCATGGTGCTTCCTTGTGGGTTAACGTTGTGGTCTCATGTTACTGTTGTTGGGACACCACGTTTGGCTCATTGGGAGAATGATCCTAAGATAACTGTGGTTAAGGATGAAGAGGAAAAAGTGATGGTGTCACAGTTTATGATGGAGCTTCAAGGGTTGAAGATTGTTGATAAGGAGGAACCACCTAAGATACTTCATTTTAAtcctaggttgaaaggtgattATAGTGGGAAGCCTGTGATTGAGCAGAATACTTGTTATAGGATGCAATGGGGTTCTGCTCTCAGGTGTGAGGGGTGGAAGTCCAGGCCTGATGAAGATTCTG TTGATGGACAGGTGAAATGTGAAAAGTGGATTCGCGACGATGATAGCCATTCGGAAGAGTCTAAGTCAACGTGGTGGTTAACTAGAATGATCGGGCGAAAACATAAGATCTCTATAGATTGGCCATACCCTTTTATTGAGGGAAGATTATTTGTACTCACCTTAACCGCTGGCTTGGAAGGTTACCATGTTAGTGTGGATGGGAAGCATGTGACCTCTTTTCCCTATCGCACG GGATTTTCTCTTGAGGACGCCACCGGTCTATCAATAAAAGGCGATGTTGATGTGCACTCTATATTTGCTGCTTCGTTACCAACATCACATCCAAGTTTTGCACCACAGATGCATCTTGAATTGCTTCCTCAATGGAAAGCTCCACCTGTTCACCATTTGAACGTGGAGCTTTTCATTGGAATACTTTCTGCAGGCAACCATTTTGCCGAACGAATGGCAGTAAGGAAATCCTGGATGCAGCATAAGTTAATCAAATCTTCGCATGTCGTTGCTCGATTCTTTGTTGCTTTG CATGGAAGGAAGGATATAAATGTGGACATTAAGAAAGAAGCAGAATATTTTGGTGATATTATTATTGTTCCATACATGGATCATTATGACCTTGTTGTGTTGAAGACCATAGCTATCGCCGAATATGGG ATTCGTGTCATAGCTGCAAAGTATATCATGAAGTGCGATGATGACACATTTGTAAGAGTGGATTCTATCATCAGTGAAGCAAGAAAAGTAGGAGTTGGAAAAAGTTTGTATATTGGCAATATGAATTACCACCATAGACCCCTTCGCCATGGTAAATGGGCAGTCACGTATGAG GAATGGCAAGAGGAAGAGTATCCTATCTATGCTAATGGTCCAGGTTATATAATCTCATCAGACATCGCACATTTCATTGTATCCAACTTCGAGGAGCACAAATTAAAA TTATTTAAAATGGAGGATGTGAGCATGGGAATGTGGGTAGAGCAATTCAACAACAATTCAAGACCAGTTGAGTATGTACATAGCTTCAAATTCTGCCAATTTGGGTGTATTGAAGGTTACTACACTGCACATTACCAATCTCCAAGACAAATGACATGTATGTGGGATAAGTTGCAACACAAAGGAAAACAACTATGTTGTAACAACAGATGA
- the LOC101501325 gene encoding hydroxyproline O-galactosyltransferase GALT6-like isoform X2, with the protein MNQKGIMVLPCGLTLWSHVTVVGTPRLAHWENDPKITVVKDEEEKVMVSQFMMELQGLKIVDKEEPPKILHFNPRLKGDYSGKPVIEQNTCYRMQWGSALRCEGWKSRPDEDSVDGQVKCEKWIRDDDSHSEESKSTWWLTRMIGRKHKISIDWPYPFIEGRLFVLTLTAGLEGYHVSVDGKHVTSFPYRTGFSLEDATGLSIKGDVDVHSIFAASLPTSHPSFAPQMHLELLPQWKAPPVHHLNVELFIGILSAGNHFAERMAVRKSWMQHKLIKSSHVVARFFVALHGRKDINVDIKKEAEYFGDIIIVPYMDHYDLVVLKTIAIAEYGIRVIAAKYIMKCDDDTFVRVDSIISEARKVGVGKSLYIGNMNYHHRPLRHGKWAVTYEEWQEEEYPIYANGPGYIISSDIAHFIVSNFEEHKLKLFKMEDVSMGMWVEQFNNNSRPVEYVHSFKFCQFGCIEGYYTAHYQSPRQMTCMWDKLQHKGKQLCCNNR; encoded by the exons ATGAACCAGAAAGGGATCATGGTGCTTCCTTGTGGGTTAACGTTGTGGTCTCATGTTACTGTTGTTGGGACACCACGTTTGGCTCATTGGGAGAATGATCCTAAGATAACTGTGGTTAAGGATGAAGAGGAAAAAGTGATGGTGTCACAGTTTATGATGGAGCTTCAAGGGTTGAAGATTGTTGATAAGGAGGAACCACCTAAGATACTTCATTTTAAtcctaggttgaaaggtgattATAGTGGGAAGCCTGTGATTGAGCAGAATACTTGTTATAGGATGCAATGGGGTTCTGCTCTCAGGTGTGAGGGGTGGAAGTCCAGGCCTGATGAAGATTCTG TTGATGGACAGGTGAAATGTGAAAAGTGGATTCGCGACGATGATAGCCATTCGGAAGAGTCTAAGTCAACGTGGTGGTTAACTAGAATGATCGGGCGAAAACATAAGATCTCTATAGATTGGCCATACCCTTTTATTGAGGGAAGATTATTTGTACTCACCTTAACCGCTGGCTTGGAAGGTTACCATGTTAGTGTGGATGGGAAGCATGTGACCTCTTTTCCCTATCGCACG GGATTTTCTCTTGAGGACGCCACCGGTCTATCAATAAAAGGCGATGTTGATGTGCACTCTATATTTGCTGCTTCGTTACCAACATCACATCCAAGTTTTGCACCACAGATGCATCTTGAATTGCTTCCTCAATGGAAAGCTCCACCTGTTCACCATTTGAACGTGGAGCTTTTCATTGGAATACTTTCTGCAGGCAACCATTTTGCCGAACGAATGGCAGTAAGGAAATCCTGGATGCAGCATAAGTTAATCAAATCTTCGCATGTCGTTGCTCGATTCTTTGTTGCTTTG CATGGAAGGAAGGATATAAATGTGGACATTAAGAAAGAAGCAGAATATTTTGGTGATATTATTATTGTTCCATACATGGATCATTATGACCTTGTTGTGTTGAAGACCATAGCTATCGCCGAATATGGG ATTCGTGTCATAGCTGCAAAGTATATCATGAAGTGCGATGATGACACATTTGTAAGAGTGGATTCTATCATCAGTGAAGCAAGAAAAGTAGGAGTTGGAAAAAGTTTGTATATTGGCAATATGAATTACCACCATAGACCCCTTCGCCATGGTAAATGGGCAGTCACGTATGAG GAATGGCAAGAGGAAGAGTATCCTATCTATGCTAATGGTCCAGGTTATATAATCTCATCAGACATCGCACATTTCATTGTATCCAACTTCGAGGAGCACAAATTAAAA TTATTTAAAATGGAGGATGTGAGCATGGGAATGTGGGTAGAGCAATTCAACAACAATTCAAGACCAGTTGAGTATGTACATAGCTTCAAATTCTGCCAATTTGGGTGTATTGAAGGTTACTACACTGCACATTACCAATCTCCAAGACAAATGACATGTATGTGGGATAAGTTGCAACACAAAGGAAAACAACTATGTTGTAACAACAGATGA